In one Arenibacter antarcticus genomic region, the following are encoded:
- a CDS encoding sodium:solute symporter family protein, translating to MFDHKTIKTLLPTLYLILALTLAGAYLYLFTDSPVFWPGFIAMIFFYGLIFYMGTYAATMRQSGSGADDILLAGRSIPLWIGIFTMSATWVGGGYINGAAEYTYDSNYGLMWVQAPWGYGLSLIIGGLFFARKMRRFRFKTILDPLSQRYGKKMTVLLYFPALLGEIFWTAAILTALGATFATILGLDIRTAIVMSSLIAIAYTAIGGMWAVALTDVVQLCLLIFGLIMVIPFALDQVGGWDLVWSKYQSNMGDMAHFLPTKEALGDYYYNWWDFALLLVFGGIPWQVYFQRVLSSKNEKTAMRLSIIAGFVCILAAIPPVMIGMIGQSVESWEAFGAPGPPENSALILPYVVRYLTPSVVATIGLGAIAAAVMSSVDSSILSASSMTSWNVYRPIFKPKVSNEGLAKVIKRCIWIIGIAATLLALNITSVYALWFLCSDFVYVLLFPQLVTALFFKKANFIGSLAGFIVSFILRFGGGDATLGIPILLDYPMTQGGEVLFPFRTFAMASGMITIFVVSLITQKWYPPKPLKIVT from the coding sequence ATGTTTGACCATAAAACGATAAAGACGTTACTACCTACACTATACCTCATTCTGGCATTGACTTTGGCCGGTGCATATCTTTATCTATTTACGGATTCTCCCGTTTTTTGGCCCGGCTTTATAGCCATGATATTTTTTTACGGGCTAATTTTTTATATGGGGACGTATGCGGCCACTATGCGGCAATCTGGAAGTGGGGCAGACGATATCTTGTTGGCGGGGAGGAGTATTCCCCTATGGATAGGAATCTTTACGATGAGCGCCACATGGGTGGGCGGTGGTTACATCAACGGGGCCGCCGAATATACATACGACAGTAATTATGGCCTAATGTGGGTGCAGGCACCATGGGGCTATGGACTAAGCCTCATAATTGGTGGCCTGTTCTTTGCTAGGAAAATGCGACGATTTCGTTTCAAGACCATACTCGATCCACTATCACAACGGTATGGCAAAAAAATGACGGTACTTCTCTATTTTCCAGCTTTGTTGGGTGAAATATTCTGGACCGCTGCCATATTAACCGCTTTAGGAGCAACATTTGCCACTATTCTCGGTCTGGATATACGAACAGCCATTGTAATGTCTTCCCTGATAGCGATCGCTTATACGGCCATTGGAGGAATGTGGGCGGTGGCATTGACGGATGTAGTGCAACTTTGTCTGCTAATTTTTGGATTGATAATGGTAATCCCGTTTGCACTCGATCAAGTAGGAGGATGGGATCTTGTCTGGAGTAAGTACCAATCAAATATGGGTGATATGGCACATTTCCTGCCCACAAAGGAAGCGTTGGGTGATTATTATTATAATTGGTGGGATTTTGCCCTTCTCCTTGTTTTTGGAGGTATTCCGTGGCAGGTTTACTTTCAGCGGGTCTTATCTTCCAAAAATGAAAAGACTGCCATGCGGTTGTCCATTATTGCAGGCTTTGTCTGTATCCTTGCAGCTATACCGCCTGTAATGATCGGAATGATCGGCCAGTCGGTTGAGTCATGGGAGGCATTTGGAGCGCCAGGTCCTCCAGAAAACTCCGCATTGATACTTCCATATGTAGTACGCTATCTAACGCCAAGTGTTGTAGCCACTATTGGTCTCGGTGCCATTGCCGCCGCTGTAATGTCCTCCGTGGATTCCTCTATACTCTCAGCATCCTCTATGACCAGTTGGAACGTTTACCGACCAATTTTTAAACCAAAGGTGTCGAACGAAGGTCTAGCAAAGGTGATTAAACGGTGTATCTGGATCATTGGAATTGCAGCTACCTTATTGGCACTCAACATTACCAGTGTTTACGCATTGTGGTTCCTATGTAGTGATTTTGTCTATGTATTACTGTTCCCACAACTGGTTACCGCATTGTTTTTTAAGAAGGCAAATTTCATCGGATCCTTGGCTGGATTTATAGTCAGCTTTATTTTGCGCTTTGGTGGCGGAGATGCTACTTTGGGTATTCCCATACTTCTAGACTACCCCATGACGCAGGGTGGAGAAGTGCTATTTCCGTTTAGAACCTTTGCAATGGCCTCAGGGATGATTACTATCTTTGTAGTTTCCTTGATTACGCAAAAATGGTACCCTCCAAAACCTTTAAAAATCGTAACGTAA
- a CDS encoding TonB-dependent receptor codes for MKKPPNSGELFPWCLKFNLKMKLSLLFLLTVSFVMQANSTYSQKTKISLDLGIATVETVLDEIETKTEFKFIFNTKTIDLNRKVSIKVKKASVERILELLFKEMDVSYELDDRKILLKEKEIKKIGKSIKSPTVSSNVQFQVSGTISDSEGMPLPGASIVEKGTTNGVQSDFDGKFTLDLTDANATLVVSYIGFSTKEVLVGGQIVLNVILEESAAGLDEVVVVGYGTQKKADILGSVSQITSKDLITSPNMNLSSMLQGKLSGVITKQQSGQPGKDGASFKVRGLSTLGSNTPLVVVDGIPRPFPSVNPDEIESITVLKDAASAAVYGVRASNGVIEITTKKGIEQKPEVTFNSAVSISSNTRFPRFLNGPEYAYWFNKAQEMDGVPEPGRRFTPEQMDRIQNGDPQGVFANTDWFNLLFNNSAPSYTKNISLRGGTESVKYFISLGSYNQEGIISRTSYDRYNLRANIDAKVSNNFEIGFKIGAGTSDTKQPGLTAGIGNSYASIFSQAIMSYPYLAAYTPEGKPVGSMNPGNGNQNPITARDLSGSNTTHANKFEGSISLKYNLPAIQGLSFKVNAAHDKGYSVIKATLLPYKLMMYNLGTDSYNEGYARHSLSGEAVINQWFADAWTSTIQSSVNYNRDFDKHSVGGLFLYEYIENGGTGLSGGRKGFPIQDIMDLSYGEEVIDNLVKGGHDSFRRAGYVNRLTYSYDNKYLVEFTGRLDGSPNFAESNRWGFFPAVSLGWRLSDESFWQNQISFFNDLKLKASVGKLGNDAIGRYSYMRTMSLGKDPIALLGDRLSRPLTVDRVPNERISWEKTTSYNAGFESAFFNNKFGIDANVFYMVTTDILQSQSGLKPPSIGGYFPATINDGIVDNRGFEIDLTYKDQIKDFQYNIKGNISWARNKVIRTTENPNVPKDRLLTGKPIGQKYGFKSTGLFQSEEEIRQSALYGPTLPGDVKLVDINGDGRITFDQDWSIIGRSTEPELMFGLNLQANYSNFDFNIFIQGAALSDVALAGYYSDRGFHDDTFYSKPFWNDGNTPLFAVEGAWTPENTNAKYPRLGIENRQSGGKFSDWWVVNGSYARLKSLQVGYTIPQFQNDNLKARIYVSGSNLFTLDYLKHFDPEMPDVNQGYYPQQKFYELGLRLTF; via the coding sequence ATGAAAAAACCGCCAAACTCAGGGGAACTTTTCCCTTGGTGCTTAAAATTTAATTTAAAAATGAAGTTATCACTTCTGTTTTTGCTAACCGTGTCATTTGTAATGCAGGCAAATTCGACCTATTCACAGAAGACTAAAATTTCTTTGGATCTAGGAATTGCAACTGTTGAAACTGTTTTAGACGAAATTGAGACGAAGACCGAGTTCAAGTTTATTTTTAATACGAAAACAATAGATTTAAACAGGAAGGTATCCATAAAAGTTAAGAAGGCATCTGTAGAGAGAATATTGGAGTTGCTTTTTAAGGAAATGGATGTTTCTTATGAATTGGATGATAGGAAAATTTTACTTAAGGAAAAGGAGATTAAGAAAATTGGGAAATCAATCAAATCTCCTACAGTTTCGAGTAATGTACAGTTTCAAGTTTCTGGAACCATTTCAGACTCAGAAGGTATGCCATTGCCAGGTGCAAGCATAGTTGAAAAAGGAACAACTAATGGTGTTCAATCCGATTTTGATGGGAAATTCACTCTTGACTTAACGGATGCCAATGCTACATTGGTAGTTTCTTATATTGGTTTTTCCACCAAGGAAGTTCTTGTAGGCGGTCAGATTGTTCTCAATGTTATTTTGGAGGAAAGTGCTGCAGGTTTAGATGAGGTTGTTGTAGTGGGCTATGGAACACAGAAGAAAGCTGATATTTTAGGTTCTGTATCACAAATAACTTCCAAAGACCTAATAACTAGTCCTAACATGAATCTTTCGTCTATGTTGCAAGGAAAATTGTCAGGTGTAATAACCAAACAACAAAGTGGTCAGCCTGGTAAAGATGGAGCTTCATTTAAAGTAAGAGGATTAAGTACTTTAGGAAGCAATACTCCATTAGTAGTGGTAGATGGTATACCTAGACCTTTCCCCTCAGTTAATCCTGATGAAATTGAGTCCATAACCGTATTGAAAGATGCTGCTTCTGCAGCTGTCTATGGGGTTAGGGCTTCTAATGGTGTTATAGAAATTACCACTAAAAAAGGGATTGAGCAAAAACCTGAAGTGACTTTTAATTCGGCAGTATCAATTAGTTCAAACACGCGGTTTCCACGTTTTTTAAATGGCCCAGAATACGCTTATTGGTTTAATAAAGCACAAGAAATGGATGGGGTTCCAGAACCAGGAAGGCGATTTACACCAGAACAGATGGACCGTATTCAGAATGGTGATCCACAAGGGGTCTTCGCGAATACAGACTGGTTTAATTTGTTATTTAATAACTCTGCTCCGAGTTATACAAAAAACATTTCCCTTCGAGGTGGTACTGAATCTGTTAAATATTTTATTTCATTAGGCTCTTACAATCAAGAAGGAATTATAAGTCGAACTTCTTATGACCGGTATAACCTACGCGCTAATATAGATGCCAAAGTTTCAAATAATTTTGAAATTGGATTTAAAATTGGAGCTGGTACTTCTGACACCAAGCAACCTGGTTTGACTGCTGGAATCGGAAATTCATATGCTTCAATTTTTTCTCAAGCTATAATGTCGTATCCTTATTTGGCTGCATATACTCCTGAAGGCAAGCCAGTAGGAAGTATGAATCCAGGTAATGGGAATCAAAATCCAATTACTGCTAGAGATCTATCCGGATCAAATACAACCCATGCGAACAAATTTGAGGGGAGTATTTCATTAAAGTACAATCTACCCGCTATTCAAGGATTAAGTTTTAAAGTTAATGCAGCTCATGATAAGGGATATAGCGTGATAAAGGCTACCCTTTTACCTTACAAATTGATGATGTATAATCTTGGTACAGATTCCTATAATGAAGGTTATGCTCGACATAGCCTCAGTGGTGAAGCTGTGATTAATCAATGGTTCGCTGATGCATGGACTTCAACAATTCAGTCTTCGGTAAACTATAATCGAGATTTTGATAAGCATAGTGTAGGCGGGTTGTTCCTATATGAATATATTGAAAATGGTGGTACTGGTCTTTCTGGGGGAAGAAAAGGATTTCCTATCCAAGATATCATGGATCTAAGTTATGGAGAGGAGGTAATTGATAATCTGGTTAAAGGAGGTCATGACTCATTTAGGCGTGCTGGTTATGTGAACCGTTTGACATATTCCTATGATAATAAATACCTAGTTGAATTTACTGGTAGATTAGATGGATCTCCAAACTTTGCCGAGAGTAATCGCTGGGGGTTCTTTCCAGCCGTAAGTCTCGGATGGCGATTATCTGATGAATCTTTCTGGCAGAATCAGATATCTTTTTTCAATGATTTAAAATTAAAAGCATCTGTCGGTAAATTAGGAAATGATGCCATAGGTCGCTATTCATATATGCGAACAATGAGTTTGGGAAAAGACCCTATAGCTCTGTTAGGAGATAGATTGTCGAGGCCACTGACTGTGGATAGAGTTCCTAACGAGAGAATTAGCTGGGAGAAAACAACCTCATATAATGCGGGTTTTGAAAGTGCATTTTTCAATAACAAGTTTGGCATAGATGCAAATGTATTTTACATGGTAACTACCGATATATTGCAGTCCCAAAGTGGTTTAAAACCACCATCAATTGGCGGTTACTTCCCGGCGACAATTAATGATGGGATTGTAGATAATCGAGGTTTTGAAATTGATTTGACATATAAAGATCAAATTAAAGATTTCCAATATAATATAAAAGGTAATATTTCATGGGCACGAAATAAGGTGATTAGAACAACAGAAAACCCCAATGTGCCTAAAGATCGCCTTCTTACTGGTAAGCCTATTGGTCAAAAATATGGATTCAAGTCGACTGGACTTTTTCAATCAGAAGAAGAAATTCGTCAAAGTGCCTTATATGGCCCAACACTTCCAGGAGATGTTAAACTTGTGGACATTAATGGTGATGGTCGTATAACTTTTGACCAAGATTGGAGCATAATAGGGCGAAGCACAGAGCCCGAGTTAATGTTTGGATTGAATTTGCAGGCAAATTACAGTAACTTCGATTTTAACATATTTATTCAGGGTGCAGCGTTATCTGATGTTGCTTTAGCAGGTTATTATTCCGATCGTGGATTTCATGATGACACCTTTTACTCTAAACCTTTTTGGAATGATGGCAATACACCGTTGTTTGCGGTAGAAGGAGCTTGGACTCCTGAAAATACTAATGCTAAGTATCCTCGGCTTGGAATAGAAAATCGACAATCTGGAGGAAAGTTTTCGGACTGGTGGGTGGTGAATGGATCTTATGCTAGGTTAAAAAGTCTTCAGGTTGGATATACCATACCTCAATTTCAAAATGACAACCTCAAAGCGCGTATATATGTGTCTGGAAGCAATCTATTCACTCTTGATTATTTAAAACATTTTGATCCCGAAATGCCTGATGTGAATCAAGGTTATTACCCACAACAAAAATTCTACGAATTAGGACTTAGACTTACATTTTAA
- a CDS encoding phospholipase D-like domain-containing protein has product MRQLGGRINFIDNKITNLRSLNFTGNGTRNNYETRIRISDRKAIKELVTEFDALFHNEDYLEKELIEGEEGTVC; this is encoded by the coding sequence TTGAGGCAACTAGGAGGGAGGATAAACTTTATTGACAATAAGATCACTAATTTGAGATCCTTGAACTTCACAGGTAATGGTACTAGAAATAACTACGAAACTCGGATCCGTATTTCGGACAGAAAAGCCATCAAGGAACTGGTCACTGAATTTGATGCACTATTCCATAATGAAGACTACTTGGAAAAGGAGCTGATCGAAGGGGAGGAGGGAACGGTATGTTGA
- the betB gene encoding betaine-aldehyde dehydrogenase: protein MVEQNSFLYYDGAKREATSDRYFDNINPATGKLTHTIRSASADDVEAAVRSAASGFQVWSAMSPTERGRILRKAAEILRSRNEEIAKIEVEDTGKPLSEAISVDIHSGADALEYYGGIAASLHGEHYDLGGSFAYTRREPLGICAGIGAWNYPVQIACWKSAPALACGNAMIFKPAELTPRSAVLLAEVFTEAGLPDGVFNVVQGEAEVGQMLTRHPKIRKVSLTGEVGTGKKVMADAAATLKHVTLELGGKSPLIIFDDADLDEAVNGAMLANFYTQGEICSNGTRVYVAESVKASFLEKLVAKTKQLKLGDPIEMDTQVGALISEGHLKKVLNYIEQGKKEAKLIIGGDRRTDVEGCYGGYFVTPAIFEANEESASIVQEEIFGPVMTVLTFKEEKEVVQRANDTIYGLAAGVFTRDLARAHRVVHQLEAGMCWINNYNITPVEIPFGPYKQSGMGKENGLATLNAYSQLKTIYVEMDKIDSPY, encoded by the coding sequence AAACGTGAGGCAACATCCGACCGGTATTTTGACAATATTAATCCGGCTACAGGAAAGTTGACCCATACAATACGGTCTGCCTCTGCTGATGACGTAGAAGCGGCGGTGAGGTCCGCAGCATCCGGGTTTCAAGTTTGGTCTGCCATGTCGCCAACGGAACGTGGCCGCATTCTTCGAAAAGCAGCCGAGATATTACGCTCCAGAAACGAAGAAATCGCCAAAATTGAAGTAGAGGATACAGGGAAGCCACTTTCAGAGGCTATTTCGGTGGATATCCATTCGGGAGCCGATGCCTTGGAATATTATGGAGGAATTGCCGCTTCCCTCCATGGGGAACATTACGATTTAGGTGGAAGCTTTGCTTACACCCGAAGGGAGCCTTTGGGGATATGTGCAGGGATAGGGGCATGGAACTATCCGGTGCAGATTGCATGCTGGAAATCTGCTCCTGCCTTGGCCTGCGGTAATGCTATGATCTTTAAGCCTGCGGAACTCACCCCCCGCTCTGCGGTATTGCTAGCTGAAGTATTTACAGAGGCCGGTCTGCCAGACGGAGTGTTCAACGTGGTACAGGGCGAGGCCGAAGTTGGCCAGATGTTAACCCGCCATCCCAAAATACGTAAGGTCTCCCTGACAGGAGAAGTGGGAACCGGTAAAAAAGTAATGGCCGATGCCGCTGCTACTCTGAAACATGTCACCTTGGAACTAGGAGGCAAGTCACCCTTGATCATATTTGACGATGCAGATTTGGATGAGGCCGTAAATGGTGCGATGTTGGCCAATTTTTATACTCAAGGAGAAATCTGCTCCAATGGGACCCGTGTTTATGTGGCTGAATCCGTGAAAGCGAGTTTTTTGGAAAAGTTGGTAGCCAAGACCAAGCAATTAAAACTGGGTGATCCCATCGAGATGGACACGCAGGTTGGTGCTTTGATCAGTGAGGGGCATTTGAAAAAAGTCCTTAATTATATTGAACAGGGGAAAAAGGAGGCTAAACTAATTATAGGCGGAGATCGTCGTACTGATGTTGAGGGGTGTTATGGTGGTTATTTTGTAACTCCTGCTATTTTTGAAGCCAATGAGGAATCGGCCAGTATTGTTCAGGAGGAAATTTTTGGTCCGGTAATGACGGTTTTGACGTTTAAAGAGGAAAAGGAAGTTGTGCAACGTGCCAATGACACTATCTATGGTTTGGCAGCCGGAGTATTTACCCGTGACTTGGCAAGGGCACACCGAGTAGTACATCAATTAGAGGCTGGGATGTGCTGGATCAATAATTACAACATCACTCCGGTAGAAATACCTTTTGGACCTTATAAGCAATCCGGGATGGGCAAAGAGAATGGTCTTGCCACCTTGAATGCTTACAGCCAGTTAAAAACAATTTATGTGGAAATGGATAAGATCGATAGTCCTTATTAA
- the betA gene encoding choline dehydrogenase, whose amino-acid sequence MNYDYIIIGGGSAGSVLANRLSKDPTNLVLVLEAGRPDYRFDFRIHMPAALSYLLTGTFYNWGYSSDPEPFMNQRRIAQPRGKVLGGSSSINGMIWIRGNKGDYNKWAKEKGLGHWDYAHVLPYFKKLETRLVGPDKYHGDKGPLKLTTPKNENPLFKAFFESVQEAGYPLTDDVNGAQQEGFGKFDQTIYQGRRRSAARSYLHPVKNRPNLTVHTKAMVHRILFDGKKAVGVEYKKGGKMFKAEASSEVILCGGAINSPQLLQLSGIGDADELKHHGIPVVQNLPGVGANLQDHLEVYMQWACKEPISEYPNLSPWRAPKIGLDWLFRRKGPGATNHFEAGGFIKSRKEKPYPDLQYHFLPLAIRYDGSAPSEGHGFQLHVGPMNTDVSGHVKIKSSDPYEAPSILFNYLSTQQEREDWVAAVRKTRELIETSAMEKYRGKEISPGKSVQTEEEILDWVAREGESAYHPSCTCKMGLDDMAVVDDELRVHGVQNLRVVDASVMPSITNGNIYAPVMMIAEKAADLILGHPTLPPETGV is encoded by the coding sequence ATGAATTACGATTATATAATAATTGGCGGGGGTTCTGCAGGATCTGTACTTGCCAATAGGCTAAGTAAAGACCCAACCAACCTAGTTCTGGTCCTAGAAGCAGGTAGGCCTGATTATCGGTTCGACTTTCGAATCCACATGCCTGCCGCACTTAGTTATTTATTAACAGGGACGTTCTATAATTGGGGATATTCCTCCGATCCAGAGCCTTTTATGAACCAACGTAGAATCGCTCAGCCCAGGGGCAAGGTGTTGGGGGGCTCCAGTTCCATAAACGGAATGATCTGGATCCGAGGTAATAAGGGGGATTACAATAAATGGGCAAAGGAAAAGGGATTAGGCCATTGGGACTATGCGCATGTGCTGCCTTATTTTAAAAAATTGGAGACACGGCTTGTAGGTCCAGACAAATACCATGGGGATAAAGGCCCTTTAAAACTCACAACCCCAAAAAACGAAAATCCGTTGTTCAAGGCGTTTTTCGAATCGGTCCAAGAAGCCGGATATCCTTTGACCGATGATGTTAACGGGGCTCAGCAAGAAGGCTTTGGTAAGTTCGACCAAACAATATACCAGGGAAGACGGCGTAGCGCCGCGCGTTCCTATCTACATCCCGTAAAAAACAGACCCAACCTAACGGTACATACCAAGGCAATGGTCCACAGGATTCTTTTTGATGGAAAAAAGGCCGTAGGCGTGGAATACAAAAAGGGCGGAAAAATGTTTAAGGCCGAGGCCTCAAGTGAGGTGATTTTATGTGGAGGGGCCATTAATTCGCCACAATTGCTTCAACTCTCGGGGATAGGAGATGCGGATGAATTAAAGCACCACGGCATTCCAGTTGTCCAAAATTTGCCAGGCGTTGGCGCAAACCTGCAAGACCATTTGGAGGTCTATATGCAATGGGCCTGCAAGGAACCTATAAGCGAGTACCCCAATCTTAGCCCCTGGCGAGCTCCAAAAATTGGGCTAGATTGGCTTTTTCGACGTAAAGGTCCGGGCGCCACTAATCACTTTGAGGCAGGAGGGTTTATCAAAAGTAGAAAGGAAAAACCCTATCCAGACCTTCAATACCACTTTTTACCGTTAGCCATCCGGTACGATGGCTCCGCCCCGTCTGAAGGCCACGGCTTTCAGTTGCACGTGGGTCCGATGAATACAGATGTCAGTGGGCATGTAAAGATTAAGTCCTCTGATCCTTACGAAGCGCCATCCATCCTGTTCAATTACTTATCTACCCAACAGGAACGGGAGGATTGGGTTGCTGCCGTTAGAAAGACCAGAGAGTTGATAGAAACTTCCGCTATGGAAAAATACAGAGGCAAGGAAATATCGCCTGGAAAATCGGTACAGACCGAAGAAGAGATCTTGGATTGGGTTGCACGGGAAGGGGAAAGTGCATACCACCCCAGTTGTACCTGTAAGATGGGACTAGATGATATGGCAGTAGTAGATGACGAGCTTAGGGTTCACGGGGTGCAAAATCTTAGAGTGGTAGATGCGTCCGTTATGCCTTCTATTACCAATGGCAATATCTATGCTCCCGTTATGATGATCGCTGAAAAAGCGGCCGACCTCATTCTTGGGCATCCCACCTTGCCTCCCGAAACAGGAGTATGA
- a CDS encoding RNA polymerase sigma factor, giving the protein MEVYNNEELTEQLIHGNEKAYMILLDTYHRRLYAYALTLSGNPDAAKDIVQNVFLNTWRFRKTLNPNLSIQSFLFKSVYNAFVNHYQQQKATMVLQNRYVEALKVVVEESHENDLERMIKVMNTEIDNLPPKCREIFILSKKEGLTNREISEHLNITIKAVEAQVTKAFGILRLKLGEKYKMILYAFMGLTSEKLTSD; this is encoded by the coding sequence ATGGAAGTCTATAACAATGAAGAATTAACTGAGCAACTTATACATGGAAATGAAAAAGCTTATATGATCTTGTTGGATACCTACCACAGAAGGCTATATGCTTATGCACTGACTTTGTCAGGCAATCCAGATGCTGCAAAGGATATTGTTCAAAATGTGTTTTTAAATACCTGGAGATTTAGAAAAACATTGAACCCCAATTTATCGATCCAAAGTTTCCTATTCAAATCTGTGTACAATGCCTTTGTGAATCATTACCAACAGCAGAAAGCTACTATGGTATTGCAAAATAGATATGTGGAGGCCTTAAAGGTGGTGGTTGAGGAATCACATGAAAATGATTTAGAGCGAATGATTAAGGTGATGAATACCGAAATTGATAACCTACCCCCTAAATGTAGAGAGATTTTTATTTTGAGCAAAAAAGAGGGTCTCACCAATCGAGAAATATCGGAGCATTTAAATATAACAATAAAAGCAGTGGAAGCTCAAGTCACTAAAGCTTTTGGGATTCTAAGGCTAAAATTAGGGGAGAAATACAAGATGATATTATACGCATTTATGGGGTTGACCTCAGAAAAATTGACCTCAGATTGA
- a CDS encoding FecR family protein, which translates to MITQEIEHLITKYLFQSANAEELDRLNTWIQYPGNEVIFKDYVKTHFAITLAMNDPDTEQIRLKLLKEIRKGTSEKKIRLKSVYKYAAIALFFVGFGYYLQQTLLDNIQIERISPKVDAVTLEFGNGEVEIIADDATSELVNTEGKVVGVQKGKKLVYDKNTSEIKLSYNTLSVPKGKQFSIELYDGTKVFLNAESSLRYPTTFLPNEGRKVFLTGEAYFEVAHNNKSPFIVNTQQLDIKVYGTTFNVSNYPEEESTEVVLLEGSVSLMHNSNLDISNNEFFLDPGFKGSYNKEARTIDKEKVNTSIYTSWRNGNLVFRDLSFEKIIQKLERHYNVIIINNNKTLANETFNATIETQHETMEQVLNYFNKVYQIEYQIVENKIIIN; encoded by the coding sequence ATGATTACCCAAGAAATTGAACATCTTATTACAAAGTATCTTTTTCAATCAGCAAATGCTGAAGAATTGGATAGATTAAATACATGGATTCAATATCCAGGGAATGAGGTTATTTTTAAGGATTATGTTAAAACCCATTTCGCCATTACATTAGCTATGAACGATCCAGATACAGAGCAAATTAGATTGAAGTTACTGAAGGAGATAAGAAAAGGCACTAGTGAAAAGAAGATCAGGCTTAAATCGGTTTATAAATATGCCGCAATCGCTCTATTTTTCGTGGGATTTGGGTATTACCTTCAACAAACACTATTAGATAATATCCAAATAGAAAGAATTTCACCTAAGGTTGATGCGGTAACCTTGGAGTTTGGCAATGGGGAAGTTGAGATTATTGCCGATGATGCCACTTCAGAGTTAGTAAATACTGAAGGAAAGGTGGTTGGTGTGCAAAAGGGTAAGAAATTGGTGTATGATAAAAATACCTCAGAGATAAAATTAAGTTATAACACACTAAGTGTACCTAAGGGAAAGCAATTTTCTATTGAATTGTACGATGGGACTAAAGTCTTTTTAAACGCGGAGAGTTCTTTAAGATATCCAACAACCTTTTTGCCAAATGAAGGACGAAAAGTCTTTTTAACAGGGGAGGCATATTTTGAAGTAGCTCATAATAACAAATCTCCTTTTATTGTAAATACGCAACAGTTGGATATCAAGGTGTACGGGACCACTTTTAATGTTTCTAATTATCCAGAGGAGGAGTCCACGGAGGTAGTACTTCTTGAAGGTTCAGTAAGTCTTATGCATAACTCAAATCTAGATATTTCAAATAATGAGTTTTTCCTAGACCCTGGATTTAAAGGAAGTTATAATAAGGAAGCTAGAACTATAGACAAAGAAAAGGTAAACACTTCTATTTACACCTCATGGAGAAACGGAAACTTGGTATTTAGAGACCTTTCATTTGAAAAAATTATTCAAAAGCTAGAACGACATTATAATGTGATCATAATCAACAACAATAAAACCTTGGCTAATGAAACCTTTAATGCCACTATTGAAACGCAGCATGAGACCATGGAACAGGTCCTGAATTACTTTAATAAGGTATATCAAATAGAATATCAAATAGTTGAAAATAAAATAATAATAAATTAA